The DNA sequence GGTGCACGCGCGGGCGACGGCGAAACCCTCCATGTCCACGAGGTCGGCGTCCTGCGCGAGCCGGGTGCGGACGGCCGGGTCCGAGACGAACATGTCGCCCGTCGCCAGCACGCTGCCGTCGCCTTCCGGCAGTGCGATCCGGTCGACCAGCGGATATCCCAGCGCGCGCAACGCCTCCGAGCTGATGTCGTGATTGGTCACCGCGGACGGGAGATACAGCCCCGAGTGCCCGTCGTGCAGCGCGCCGGCCGTGCCGACGTTCACGACGGTGATGTCCGCCGGTCCGTCGGCCCCGGTGCGCTCGACGGCGCGCAGGATCGCCGCCGTCGTCGCCGCCGCCGCGTCCACCTTGCCGATCCCGCAGATCAGCGTCTCCACGCCGTCCGGCAGGTGCGCCGCCTCGGACGCCGTCGCCGAGACCACCAGAACCCGCCGCGGGTCCGGAAAGCCCGAGTCCCCGCCGCGCCCCGTCGCTGCACTCACCACAGCCGCATCACCGTCCACCATCGTCGCGCCCCGTCGCCCCGCGTCCGGCCGGGGCCCGGTGCCGCCGACCGCACTACAGTCCACCACATGGACCGCACGAACGAACTTCAGCAGACGATCGCCCGCGAGCTCGGTGTGCGACCCGAGATCGACCCGGCCGCCGAGATCGCGGCGCGCATCGGCTTCCTCGCCGACTATCTGCGGTCGACGCCCGCGCACGGCTTCGTTCTGGGCATCAGCGGCGGCCAAGACAGCACCCTCGCGGGACGCCTGTGCCAGCTGGCGGCGGAACGCCTGCGCCGGGAAGGCATGGATGACGCCCGCTTCGTCGCCGTGCGCCTCCCCTACGGCACGCAGGCGGACGAGGACGACGCGCAGGCGGCGCTGCGGTTCATCGCGCCGGACGAGGCCGTGACTGTGGACATCAAACCCGGCGCGGACGCGGTGTCGGAGGCGGCGTCCGCGGCGCTGCGCACCCCGGCGGACGGTTCCGCGGAACAGCCGGCCGGGCTGCGGGATTTCGTGCGCGGCAACGTCAAGGCCCGGATGCGGATGGTCGCCCAGTACGCGCTCGCCGGGCAGCGCGGCCTGCTCGTGGTGGGCACCGATCACGCGGCCGAGGCCGTCGCCGGCTTCTACACCAAGTTCGGCGACGGCGCGGTGGACCTGACGCCGCTGACCGGCCTGACGAAGCGCCAAGGTGCGGCGCTGCTGCGCAGGCTCGGAGCGCCCCCGCAGATGTGGGAGAAGGTGCCGACGGCCGACCTCGAGGACGACCGCCCCGCCCTGCCCGACGAGGAGGCGCTCGGCGTCGCCTACCGCGACATCGACGACTATCTGGAAGGCCGGCCCGTCGACGACGACGCGGCCGCGCGCATCGAGCACCTATACACGATCAGCCGGCACAAGCGCGCCATGCCGGCGAGCCCGCTCGACACCTGGTGGCGCTGATCACAGATTTCGTCTCCGCCGGTGGGCCGCTCCGGATGTAACGTCATCGCGTGACTCGCAGAGCGCTCGGCGCACGACACCCGGCGAGGTTCGTCGTACTCGGATTCGCCGGGGCCGTCGCCGTCGGAACCCTCCTGTTGATGCTGCCGGTCGCGACGGCGGACGGATCCGCGGCCGCCCCGCTCACCGCGCTGTTCACGGCGACGTCCGCGGTGTGCGTCACGGGCCTGGTGGTGGTGGACACCGGCGGATACTGGTCGACGTTCGGCGAGGTCGTGATCATCGGCCTGATCCAGGTCGGCGGCCTCGGCATCATGGCGCTCGCGTCGCTGCTCGGGCTGCTCGTCGCCCGGCGCATGGGCCTGAAGATGCGCCTCGCCGCGCAGACCGAAACCAAGGCGACCGGGCTCGGCGACAGCCGCGTCGTAGTCCTCGGCGTCATCCGGCTCAGCCTCGCCGTCGAGGCCGTCATCGCCGTGCTGCTCGCCCTCCGCTTCGCACTGCACTACGACGAGCCGATCGGCCGGGCCGCCTACCTCGGCGTGTTCCACGCGGTGTCGGCGTACAACAACGCCGGATTCGCGCTGTGGCCGGACAGCCTCACTCGCTTCGCGACGGATCCGTGGATCCTCGTGCCGATCAGCGCGGCGATCATCATCGGCGGGCTCGGGTTCCCGGTCGTCATCGAGGTGATCCGCGCGGCCCGCCGCCGGCTGCGGCGTGAACGGCGCCGTCCCCACTGGTCGCTGCACACCAAGATCACGCTGATCACCTACGGGACGATCGCGCTCCTCGGCATCGTCGCGATCACCGCGATCGAATGGAGCAACCCGCGCACCCTCGGACCGCTCGGCACTCCCGGGTCCTTGTTGACCGGCGCCTTCAGCGCCATCTCGCCGCGCACCGCGGGCTTCAACGCCGTCGACATCGGCGAGATGCACCCGGCGACCCTGCTCATCACCGACGTCATGATGTTCATCGGCGGCGGCAGCGCCGGTACCGCCGGCGGCATCAAGGTGACCACCTTCGCACTGCTAGCGTTCGTCATCATCACGGAGGCCCGCGGCGAGCCGACCGTGCACGTGATGGGCCGCCGCCTCGCGGCGAGCGTGCAGCGCCAGGCCGTGTCCGTGGCGCTGCTCGGCGTCGGCGCGGTGTTCGCGTCCGCGGTGGCGCTCATGCTGCTCACGCCGTACAACCTCAACGACGTGCTGTTCGAGACCACCTCCGCGTTCGCCACGGTGGGCCTGTCCACCGGGATCACCGCCGACCTTCCCGGCGCCGCACAATTGATCCTGATTGGTCTGATGTTCGTCGGCCGGCTCGGCCCGATCACCTTCGCCTCAGCGCTGGCCCTCCGCGACCGCGGGCGCCGCTACGAACTACCCGAGGAGCGACCGATCGTTGGCTGATTCACATCGCATGACACGTATGACCGCGCCGGTGACGGTGCTCGGCCTCGGCCGGTTCGGCAGGTCGCTGGCGGAGGAACTGGAGAAGCGCGGCACCGAGGTGCTCGGCATCGACGCCGACGCGACGCTCGTGCAACAGGTGAGCGAGACGCTGACGCACGCCGCCGTCGCCGACACGACCGACCCGCAGGTGCTGGAACAGCTCGGCGTGCCCGAGTTCCGCAGGGCGGTCGTCGGCATCGGCACCGACCTCGAGGCGAGCATCCTCACCACCTCGGTGCTCGCCGACTTCGGGATACCGCACATCTGGGCGAAGGCCACCAGCCGCCAGCACGGGAAGATCCTCGAGCGCGTCGGCGCCAACCACGTGGTGCTGCCCGAGCACGACATGGGCGAGCGGGTGGCGCACTTGGTCACCGGCCGGATGCTCGACTTCGTCGCCTTCGAGGAGGACTACGCGATGGTGAAGACCACCGCACCCGCGGTCATCGCCGGCAAGACCCTGCTCGAAAGCGACTCGCGGCGCAGGTTCGGGATCACGGTGGTGGCCGTCAAGCACCGGGGCGCGGAGTTCACGCACGCGTCCGTGGATACGGTGATCGAAGCCGAGGACCTGCTCATCGTCGCGGGGCGCACACGGAAGGTCGAGGAGTTCGCGGAACTGAGCTGAGGCGCGCAGGAGCGGGCCCGACAGCGCGGGAACCGAACCCGAGGACCGCGTCGTCCGCCCGCTACTGCTCGGCGCCCGCACCCTCCGCAGCACCGTTGCTCCGTCGCAACGCCGCGATGAGGTCGTGGAACTCCACCGACCGCTGCAGCGCCGGGCTCAGCACCGCGCGCACCGGCACTCGCAGCCGGTGTTCGGCCTCGTGCAGCAGGCTCAGCCCGGCCACGGGTGTGCCGCCGGCCGACTCCGCGTAGAGCACCGTCCATGCGCGCGGCTGGGTGATGACCTCCAGCGACGCGGTGTGGTCGGCCGGAATCGGCGGCCCCAGCTGGACTTTGCGGCCGATCTCCCGGAACGCGCGCTCCACCACCTGATGGATGAGCACCTGGCTGTGCCGCGCCGGCAGCAGCAACGGATAGTCGCCCAGGGCGCGCAGG is a window from the Tomitella gaofuii genome containing:
- a CDS encoding nucleosidase, with product MSAATGRGGDSGFPDPRRVLVVSATASEAAHLPDGVETLICGIGKVDAAAATTAAILRAVERTGADGPADITVVNVGTAGALHDGHSGLYLPSAVTNHDISSEALRALGYPLVDRIALPEGDGSVLATGDMFVSDPAVRTRLAQDADLVDMEGFAVARACTLLGTPVRLVKYVSDDADESAMDWLDRVDHCARELGAWVAGRLGAG
- the nadE gene encoding ammonia-dependent NAD(+) synthetase, with protein sequence MDRTNELQQTIARELGVRPEIDPAAEIAARIGFLADYLRSTPAHGFVLGISGGQDSTLAGRLCQLAAERLRREGMDDARFVAVRLPYGTQADEDDAQAALRFIAPDEAVTVDIKPGADAVSEAASAALRTPADGSAEQPAGLRDFVRGNVKARMRMVAQYALAGQRGLLVVGTDHAAEAVAGFYTKFGDGAVDLTPLTGLTKRQGAALLRRLGAPPQMWEKVPTADLEDDRPALPDEEALGVAYRDIDDYLEGRPVDDDAAARIEHLYTISRHKRAMPASPLDTWWR
- a CDS encoding TrkH family potassium uptake protein, with the protein product MTRRALGARHPARFVVLGFAGAVAVGTLLLMLPVATADGSAAAPLTALFTATSAVCVTGLVVVDTGGYWSTFGEVVIIGLIQVGGLGIMALASLLGLLVARRMGLKMRLAAQTETKATGLGDSRVVVLGVIRLSLAVEAVIAVLLALRFALHYDEPIGRAAYLGVFHAVSAYNNAGFALWPDSLTRFATDPWILVPISAAIIIGGLGFPVVIEVIRAARRRLRRERRRPHWSLHTKITLITYGTIALLGIVAITAIEWSNPRTLGPLGTPGSLLTGAFSAISPRTAGFNAVDIGEMHPATLLITDVMMFIGGGSAGTAGGIKVTTFALLAFVIITEARGEPTVHVMGRRLAASVQRQAVSVALLGVGAVFASAVALMLLTPYNLNDVLFETTSAFATVGLSTGITADLPGAAQLILIGLMFVGRLGPITFASALALRDRGRRYELPEERPIVG
- a CDS encoding potassium channel family protein; its protein translation is MTRMTAPVTVLGLGRFGRSLAEELEKRGTEVLGIDADATLVQQVSETLTHAAVADTTDPQVLEQLGVPEFRRAVVGIGTDLEASILTTSVLADFGIPHIWAKATSRQHGKILERVGANHVVLPEHDMGERVAHLVTGRMLDFVAFEEDYAMVKTTAPAVIAGKTLLESDSRRRFGITVVAVKHRGAEFTHASVDTVIEAEDLLIVAGRTRKVEEFAELS